Below is a genomic region from Fusobacterium sp. IOR10.
ACAAGATTTTAATGTATCTTAAAGATAAGGGAGATAGTTCCCAAATGGAAATAGCAACTTATCTTAAAATTGATCCTGCAGCTATAACAAGACATCTTAAAATTTTAGAAGATAAAGGTTATGTTAAAAGAAATAGAAATAAAGAAAATGTGAGAGAGATAATTGTTTCCCTTACATGTTTTGCAAGAACTGAGCTTACCAAATGTAGAGAAAAACAAAATGAAAATCTATATGAACTTCCTGTTCCTTTTAAAACTGAGGAAATTGAAAAACTTATGGAAATACTTGAAGAAATAGAAAAGAAATTATAATAAACATTTAATTTAATAGACACAAGGAGGATAAAAGTGAAAAATAATGATTT
It encodes:
- a CDS encoding MarR family winged helix-turn-helix transcriptional regulator, with the protein product MKLKVFSNMLLKLRSVEQKLTKEFEKSTGFSITRYKILMYLKDKGDSSQMEIATYLKIDPAAITRHLKILEDKGYVKRNRNKENVREIIVSLTCFARTELTKCREKQNENLYELPVPFKTEEIEKLMEILEEIEKKL